CCGCTGGTAGGGGTCGGTGTTGGTCCCCAGGGCCACGTGCTCGCGCCGCCACGACGGCCGGGCCAGCTCCCGGCGCAGCACCTCGGCGAGGTTGGTCTTGACGACGACCTGGGTGTCGAAGTCCCGGCCGGTGTCCAGCTCCAGCCACTCGTGGGTGCCCCGGGCGAAGCAGTAGACACAGGAGTGACTGCATCCCCGGTAGGGGTTGATGGTCCAGCGGAACGGCATCGGGGAGTCGCCGGGCACCTCGTTGAGCGCGCTGCGGCTGCGCACCTCGTGGAAGGTCAGCCCGGGGAACTCCGGCACCTGGACGCTGCGCAGCAGCCCGCGCACCGACGGCATCCCGGGCAGCGTCCCCGGGTCGTCGGCGTCCAGCCGCTGTGCGTCCCACCGCATGCCGGCCATCCGAACACACGTTCGAGCAGGTGTCCAGCCGGTCTACAGCGGGGGCCGGTCCTCGTAGGAGGTGGACAGCACCACCGTGGTGCGGGTCGTGACGTCGGCGGTCTGGCGGATCGTCCGCAGCAGCGCCTCCAGCGCGTCCGGGGACGACGTCCGGACCTTGAGCAGGTAGCTCTCCACCCCGGCCACCGAGTGGCAGGCCTCGATCTCCGGCAGGTGCTGCAGCAGGGCCGGCGCGTCGTCGGGGGAGGTGGCGTCGGTCGGCGTGATCGCCACGAACGCGGTCAGCCCGAGGCCCAGCGCCCGGGCGTCGACCTCGGCGTGGTACCCGGTGATCAGCCCCCGCTGCTCCAGCCGGCGCACCCGCTGGTGCACCGCGGACACCGACAGGCCCACCCGCTCGGCCAGCTCGGTGTAGCTGGCCCGCCCGTCGCGGGCCAGCGCGGACAGCAGCGTGCGGTCGACGTCCCCGAGCGGCCCGTGCGCCGGGTCAGCCGGGGAGGACGACGAGCTCACGCGGTCCCCCGTTGAGCGCGGTGACGCCCTCGTCGGTGCAGACGA
This window of the Geodermatophilus sp. DSM 44513 genome carries:
- a CDS encoding Lrp/AsnC family transcriptional regulator, whose product is MSSSSSPADPAHGPLGDVDRTLLSALARDGRASYTELAERVGLSVSAVHQRVRRLEQRGLITGYHAEVDARALGLGLTAFVAITPTDATSPDDAPALLQHLPEIEACHSVAGVESYLLKVRTSSPDALEALLRTIRQTADVTTRTTVVLSTSYEDRPPL